Proteins from a genomic interval of Kitasatospora kifunensis:
- the recO gene encoding DNA repair protein RecO, with protein sequence MSLIRDDGVVLRAQKLGEADRIITLLTRQHGKVRAVARGVRKTKSKFGARLEPFSHVDVQFFSRGSELVGRSLPLCTQVETIAPYGGSIVTDYGRYTAGTAMLETAERFAENEGEPAVQQYLLLIGALRTLAAGTHESHLVLDAFLLRSLAVNGYGASFTDCAKCGLDGPNRFFSLQAGGVLCVDCRVPGCAVPSPETLVLLGALLSGDWRTADASEPRYWREGSGLVAAYLQWHLERGIRSMRYVEK encoded by the coding sequence ATGAGTCTGATCCGCGACGATGGCGTCGTCCTGCGCGCCCAGAAGCTCGGCGAGGCCGACCGGATCATCACCCTGCTCACCCGCCAGCACGGCAAGGTCCGCGCGGTGGCCCGGGGGGTGCGCAAGACCAAGTCCAAGTTCGGGGCTCGGCTGGAGCCCTTCTCCCACGTGGACGTGCAGTTCTTCAGCCGGGGCAGCGAGCTCGTCGGCCGCTCGCTGCCGCTGTGCACGCAGGTGGAGACCATCGCCCCCTACGGCGGCAGCATCGTCACCGACTACGGTCGCTACACCGCCGGCACCGCGATGCTGGAGACGGCGGAACGCTTCGCCGAGAACGAGGGCGAACCGGCCGTCCAGCAGTACCTGCTGCTGATCGGCGCGCTGCGCACGCTGGCGGCCGGGACCCACGAGTCGCACCTGGTGCTGGACGCCTTCCTGCTGCGCTCACTGGCCGTCAACGGCTACGGCGCCAGCTTCACCGACTGCGCCAAGTGCGGCCTGGACGGCCCCAACCGCTTCTTCTCGCTGCAGGCCGGCGGCGTGCTCTGCGTGGACTGCCGCGTGCCTGGCTGTGCCGTACCCTCCCCTGAGACACTGGTTCTGCTCGGCGCCCTGCTGTCCGGAGACTGGCGGACGGCGGATGCCAGTGAACCCCGGTACTGGCGGGAGGGCAGCGGTCTGGTCGCCGCCTACCTGCAGTGGCACCTTGAGCGGGGTATCCGCTCGATGAGATACGTGGAGAAGTGA
- a CDS encoding TerB family tellurite resistance protein, whose protein sequence is MTRLWGVRPRWRTDVLGEFFCPGCGGDRNYRRQHGRRWLRLLGTPMLPLGSVQSSVQCTNCHGRYGVECLEQPTSGRLTTLLRDAQYTIALALLAAGGTGAAPARAEACELARAAGFEDCGEAQLLAALAALSGLDTGEPLELRGAGAGLAIELHAALEPLAPHLAQQGRERLVLQGARIALADGRYLPQERAALAAVGRGLRLPDEVVLRLLEAARTPH, encoded by the coding sequence GTGACACGGTTGTGGGGTGTTCGCCCGCGGTGGCGGACGGATGTGCTCGGTGAGTTCTTCTGCCCGGGCTGCGGCGGTGACCGCAACTATCGCCGGCAGCACGGTCGGCGGTGGCTGCGGTTGCTCGGCACCCCGATGCTGCCGCTCGGCTCGGTGCAGAGCAGCGTGCAGTGCACCAACTGCCATGGCCGGTACGGCGTCGAGTGCCTGGAGCAGCCCACCAGCGGGCGGTTGACCACGCTGCTGCGGGACGCGCAGTACACCATCGCGCTCGCCCTGCTCGCGGCCGGCGGCACGGGCGCGGCCCCGGCCAGGGCCGAGGCCTGCGAGCTGGCCCGGGCCGCGGGCTTCGAGGACTGCGGTGAGGCCCAGCTGCTGGCCGCGCTCGCCGCGCTGTCCGGGCTCGACACCGGTGAGCCGCTCGAACTACGCGGCGCCGGCGCCGGCCTGGCGATCGAACTGCACGCCGCGCTCGAGCCGTTGGCGCCGCACCTGGCCCAGCAGGGGCGCGAGCGTCTGGTCCTGCAAGGGGCCAGGATCGCCCTGGCCGACGGTCGCTATCTGCCGCAGGAGCGGGCCGCGCTGGCCGCGGTCGGCCGCGGGCTGCGGCTGCCCGACGAGGTGGTGCTGCGCCTGCTGGAGGCCGCCCGCACCCCGCACTGA
- the leuA gene encoding 2-isopropylmalate synthase gives MTDQSSVTRAFSARPYIERPTPITAGTVRQQPSGMPFERYLPFGTVDLPDRRWPSTVITKAPRWLSTDLRDGNQALIDPMSPARKRKMFDLLVSMGYKEIEVGFPSSGATDFDFVRSLIEQDAIPEDVTISVLTQAREDLIERTVESLVGAPRATVHLYNATSPLFRRVVFKGSKDDIKQIAVDGTRLVMEYAEKLLGEETVFGYQYSPEIFIDTELDFALEVCEGVMDVWQPGEGREIILNLPTTVERSTPNVYADKIEWMSRNLSRRQFVALSTHPHNDRGTGVASAELAVMAGADRVEGCLFGQGERTGNLDLVNVGMNLFSQGVDPMIDFSNIDEIRRTYEYCNQMNVPERHPYAGDLVYTSFSGSHQDAIKKGFDALEADAEAAGVPVGAYTWGVPYLPIDPKDVGRSYEAVIRVNSQSGKGGIAYVLKNDHKLDLPRRMQIEFSKIIQAKTDAEGGEVTPADIWAVFQDEYLPTPQNPWGRVALREQQSLTTEDGRDALSVQAVLDGAEVELTGSGNGPVSAFTNALAGIGVDVRVLDYAEHALSEGGDAQAAAYVECAVDGQVLWGVGIDANTVRASLKAIISAVNRTARR, from the coding sequence ATGACTGACCAGTCTTCTGTCACCCGTGCTTTCAGCGCTCGCCCCTACATCGAGCGGCCGACGCCGATCACCGCGGGGACGGTCCGGCAGCAGCCGTCCGGGATGCCCTTCGAGCGCTACCTGCCGTTCGGCACGGTCGACCTGCCGGACCGCAGGTGGCCGAGCACGGTGATCACCAAGGCCCCGCGCTGGCTCTCCACCGACCTGCGGGACGGCAACCAGGCGCTGATCGACCCGATGTCGCCGGCCCGCAAGCGCAAGATGTTCGACCTGCTGGTATCGATGGGCTACAAGGAGATCGAGGTCGGCTTCCCGTCCTCCGGGGCCACCGACTTCGACTTCGTCCGCTCGCTGATCGAGCAGGACGCGATCCCCGAGGACGTCACCATCTCGGTGCTGACCCAGGCCCGCGAGGACCTGATCGAGCGCACCGTGGAGTCGCTGGTCGGAGCCCCGCGCGCCACCGTGCACCTGTACAACGCCACCTCGCCGCTGTTCCGCCGGGTGGTCTTCAAGGGCAGCAAGGACGACATCAAGCAGATCGCGGTGGACGGCACCCGGCTGGTCATGGAGTACGCCGAGAAGCTCTTGGGGGAGGAGACGGTCTTCGGCTACCAGTACTCGCCGGAGATCTTCATCGACACCGAGCTGGACTTCGCGCTGGAGGTCTGCGAGGGCGTGATGGACGTGTGGCAGCCCGGTGAGGGGCGCGAGATCATCCTCAACCTGCCCACCACGGTGGAGCGTTCGACGCCCAACGTGTACGCGGACAAGATCGAGTGGATGTCCCGCAACCTGTCGCGGCGCCAGTTCGTCGCGCTCTCCACCCACCCGCACAACGACCGCGGCACCGGGGTCGCCTCGGCCGAGCTGGCCGTGATGGCCGGCGCCGACCGGGTCGAGGGCTGCCTGTTCGGCCAGGGCGAGCGGACCGGCAACCTGGACCTGGTCAACGTCGGGATGAACCTGTTCTCGCAGGGCGTCGACCCGATGATCGACTTCTCCAACATCGACGAGATCCGCCGTACCTACGAGTACTGCAACCAGATGAACGTCCCCGAGCGCCACCCCTACGCCGGTGACCTGGTGTACACCTCCTTCTCCGGCTCGCACCAGGACGCGATCAAGAAGGGCTTCGACGCCCTGGAGGCCGACGCCGAGGCGGCCGGCGTGCCGGTGGGCGCGTACACCTGGGGCGTGCCGTACCTGCCGATCGACCCCAAGGACGTGGGCCGCTCCTACGAGGCGGTCATCCGGGTCAACAGCCAGTCCGGCAAGGGCGGCATCGCCTACGTGCTGAAGAACGACCACAAGCTGGACCTGCCGCGCCGGATGCAGATCGAGTTCTCGAAGATCATCCAGGCCAAGACCGACGCCGAGGGCGGCGAGGTCACCCCGGCCGACATCTGGGCGGTCTTCCAGGACGAGTACCTGCCCACCCCGCAGAACCCGTGGGGCCGGGTCGCGCTGCGCGAGCAGCAGAGCCTGACCACCGAGGACGGGCGCGACGCGCTGTCGGTGCAGGCGGTGCTGGACGGCGCCGAGGTCGAGCTGACCGGCTCCGGCAACGGCCCGGTCTCCGCCTTCACCAACGCGCTGGCCGGCATCGGCGTGGACGTACGCGTGCTGGACTACGCCGAGCACGCACTGAGCGAGGGCGGCGACGCCCAGGCCGCGGCCTACGTCGAGTGCGCGGTGGACGGCCAGGTGCTGTGGGGGGTCGGCATCGACGCCAACACCGTGCGCGCCTCGCTGAAGGCGATCATCAGCGCCGTCAACCGGACCGCGCGCCGCTGA
- a CDS encoding M4 family metallopeptidase, whose translation MTQPNTPICSIVPPYLLDRLVELGDEDARRSREVDTALRATRAAQPAARPGPTGRPGRTIADAEHLEYLPGRTVRTEGGPPTADPAVNRAYDGLGATSALLLEVYGRRSLDGAGLPLHATVHFGKRYDNAFWDGRRMVFGDGDGVLFGDFTHCPEVIGHELAHGLVQYGAALAYRGQSGALNESVADVFGSLAKQYALGQRAADADWLIGAGLLGPGVRGVALRSLKAPGTAYDDPRLGRDPQPSSMDGYVETDQDEGGVHINSGIPNRAFHLLALELGGAAWERAGRIWYDAVTDPALRPDTDFTGFARATVAAARARFGQGPVPQAVAGAWKQVGLAVD comes from the coding sequence ATGACGCAGCCCAATACCCCGATCTGCTCGATCGTGCCGCCCTACCTGCTGGACCGGCTGGTCGAGCTCGGCGACGAGGACGCCCGGCGCTCGCGCGAGGTGGACACGGCACTGCGCGCCACCCGCGCCGCGCAGCCCGCCGCCCGGCCCGGCCCGACAGGGCGCCCAGGACGGACCATCGCGGACGCCGAGCACCTCGAATACCTGCCCGGCCGCACCGTACGCACCGAAGGCGGGCCGCCCACCGCCGATCCCGCCGTCAACCGGGCCTACGACGGCCTGGGCGCCACCTCCGCACTGCTCCTCGAGGTCTACGGCCGCCGCTCGCTGGATGGCGCCGGGCTGCCGCTGCACGCCACGGTGCACTTCGGCAAGCGCTACGACAACGCCTTCTGGGACGGCCGGCGGATGGTCTTCGGCGACGGCGACGGCGTCCTGTTCGGCGACTTCACCCACTGCCCGGAGGTGATCGGCCACGAACTGGCCCACGGGCTGGTCCAGTACGGCGCGGCGCTGGCCTACCGCGGCCAGAGCGGGGCGCTCAACGAGTCGGTGGCGGACGTCTTCGGCTCGCTGGCCAAGCAGTACGCGCTGGGCCAACGGGCCGCGGACGCCGACTGGTTGATCGGCGCCGGACTGCTGGGCCCGGGTGTGCGCGGGGTGGCGCTGCGCTCGCTGAAGGCGCCGGGCACCGCCTACGACGACCCCAGGCTCGGCCGCGACCCGCAGCCGAGCTCGATGGACGGCTACGTCGAGACCGACCAGGACGAGGGCGGGGTGCACATCAACTCCGGCATCCCCAACCGGGCGTTCCACCTGCTCGCGCTCGAACTGGGCGGCGCGGCCTGGGAGCGGGCCGGGCGGATCTGGTACGACGCCGTCACCGACCCCGCGCTGCGCCCGGACACCGACTTCACCGGCTTCGCCCGGGCCACCGTGGCCGCCGCCCGGGCCCGGTTCGGCCAGGGCCCGGTGCCGCAGGCGGTGGCCGGGGCCTGGAAGCAGGTCGGCCTGGCGGTGGACTGA
- a CDS encoding protealysin inhibitor emfourin encodes MRIQVTRSGGFTGQVLRAELDTATRIDAPHVHALAREAVAGASRAPGYGVPDGYHYEITVDGRTVHCADPRLTDSQQELISLILHQGVVLPPLSPGGDWFAAPA; translated from the coding sequence ATGCGTATACAGGTGACCAGGAGCGGCGGCTTCACCGGGCAGGTTCTGCGGGCCGAGCTGGACACCGCCACCCGGATCGACGCGCCGCACGTGCACGCGCTGGCCCGCGAGGCGGTGGCCGGCGCCTCCCGCGCGCCCGGGTACGGCGTGCCCGACGGCTATCACTACGAGATCACCGTGGACGGGCGCACGGTGCACTGCGCGGATCCGCGGCTGACCGACTCGCAGCAGGAGTTGATCTCGCTGATCCTGCACCAGGGCGTCGTGCTGCCGCCGCTCTCCCCGGGCGGCGACTGGTTCGCCGCGCCGGCCTAG
- the era gene encoding GTPase Era translates to MVLMSDTPSSPAAPYRSGFACFVGRPNAGKSTLTNALVGTKVAITSDRPQTTRHTVRGIVHRPDAQLVLVDTPGLHKPRTLLGERLNDLVRSTWAEVDVIGFCLPADQKLGPGDKFIAKELAEIKKTPKVAIVTKTDLVDSKRLAEQLIAISQLGAELGIEWAEIIPVSAVADKQVGLVAELLTKLLPKGQPLYPDGDLTDEPEQIMVAELIREAALEGVRDELPHSLAVVVEEMIPREDRPADRPLLDIHANVYIERQSQKAIVIGAKGARLKHVGTTARKHIEALLGTPVYLDLHVKVAKDWQRDPKQLRKLGF, encoded by the coding sequence ATGGTCCTCATGAGCGACACCCCCTCCTCCCCGGCAGCCCCCTACCGTTCGGGCTTCGCGTGCTTCGTCGGCCGACCCAACGCGGGCAAGTCGACCCTGACCAACGCCCTGGTGGGAACGAAGGTCGCGATCACCTCCGACCGCCCGCAGACCACCCGGCACACCGTGCGCGGCATCGTGCACCGCCCGGACGCGCAGCTCGTCCTGGTCGACACCCCCGGACTGCACAAGCCGCGCACCCTGCTCGGCGAGCGACTCAACGACCTGGTCCGCTCCACCTGGGCCGAGGTGGACGTGATCGGCTTCTGCCTGCCCGCGGACCAGAAGCTCGGCCCCGGCGACAAGTTCATCGCCAAGGAACTGGCCGAGATCAAGAAGACCCCCAAGGTGGCCATCGTCACCAAGACCGACCTGGTCGACTCCAAGCGGCTGGCCGAGCAGCTGATCGCCATCTCCCAGCTCGGCGCCGAGCTGGGCATCGAGTGGGCGGAGATCATCCCGGTCTCGGCCGTCGCGGACAAGCAGGTGGGCCTGGTGGCCGAGCTGCTCACCAAGCTGCTCCCCAAGGGGCAGCCGCTCTACCCGGACGGTGACCTGACCGACGAGCCCGAGCAGATCATGGTCGCCGAGCTGATCCGGGAGGCCGCGCTGGAGGGTGTGCGCGACGAGCTGCCGCACTCGCTGGCCGTGGTGGTCGAGGAGATGATCCCGCGCGAGGACCGGCCGGCCGACCGCCCGCTGCTGGACATCCACGCGAACGTCTACATCGAGCGGCAGAGTCAGAAGGCGATCGTGATCGGCGCCAAGGGGGCCCGGCTCAAGCACGTCGGGACCACCGCGCGCAAGCACATCGAGGCGCTGCTGGGCACGCCGGTCTACCTGGACCTGCACGTCAAGGTGGCCAAGGACTGGCAGCGCGACCCCAAGCAGCTGCGCAAGCTCGGGTTCTGA
- a CDS encoding cytidine deaminase — MLGGMTDLDPEDQKIITLARSARARNGVAEGAAVRDETGRTYVAGSVELASLRLTAVQAAVAMAVASGAKGLEAAAVVTAEAAPAAADLAVVRDLGGAGTPLLLAGLDGALRVRAEA; from the coding sequence ATGCTCGGCGGCATGACTGACCTTGATCCCGAAGACCAGAAGATCATCACGCTCGCCCGCTCCGCCCGGGCCCGCAACGGTGTGGCCGAAGGCGCGGCGGTGCGCGACGAGACGGGGCGCACCTATGTGGCCGGCTCGGTCGAGCTGGCCTCGCTGCGGCTGACCGCGGTGCAGGCCGCCGTGGCCATGGCGGTGGCCAGCGGGGCCAAGGGGCTGGAGGCGGCCGCCGTGGTGACCGCCGAGGCTGCCCCGGCGGCGGCGGACCTGGCCGTGGTGCGCGATCTCGGCGGGGCGGGCACGCCGCTGCTGCTGGCCGGGCTGGACGGCGCGCTGCGGGTTCGCGCTGAGGCGTGA
- a CDS encoding helix-turn-helix transcriptional regulator, translated as MTTSQESTAAVLLDPAVMRRRCLREFLMSRRARVSPAEAGLPDGGARRRTPGLRREEVAVLAGVGVSWYQWLEQGRAITVSPQVLDAVSRVLRLDESERRHLYLLAGLNPPLPRPELGPVSDGLRRLIDAWMPFPAHVLDAYWNIVCFNEAAGLVFGFEEGDTNCLANFFLSPAYRSRDAVWQENAPAVVAQFRVAASERPGDQGFQLIVDDLCERSAEFAELWALGDVRAAGELGKTVHHPTAGPLHFESTQLRVPARPDLTIVMANPLPGTDTAERLERLASPEGRRATLRPAG; from the coding sequence ATGACCACCAGCCAGGAGTCGACCGCCGCCGTTCTGCTCGATCCCGCTGTCATGCGCCGCCGGTGTCTGCGCGAGTTCCTGATGAGCCGTCGGGCCCGGGTGAGCCCGGCCGAGGCCGGTCTGCCGGACGGCGGCGCCCGGCGCCGCACCCCGGGGCTGCGGCGCGAGGAGGTGGCGGTGCTCGCCGGGGTGGGCGTCAGCTGGTACCAGTGGCTGGAGCAGGGGCGCGCCATCACCGTCTCGCCCCAGGTGCTGGACGCGGTCTCCCGGGTGCTGCGGCTGGACGAGTCCGAGCGGCGCCACCTCTATCTGCTGGCCGGCCTCAACCCGCCGCTGCCCAGGCCCGAGCTCGGACCGGTCTCGGACGGGCTGCGCCGGCTGATCGACGCCTGGATGCCGTTCCCCGCGCACGTGTTGGACGCGTACTGGAACATCGTCTGCTTCAACGAGGCCGCCGGGCTGGTCTTCGGCTTCGAGGAGGGCGACACCAACTGCCTGGCCAACTTCTTTCTCAGCCCCGCCTACCGCTCCAGGGACGCGGTCTGGCAGGAGAACGCGCCGGCGGTGGTGGCGCAGTTCCGGGTGGCCGCCTCGGAGCGCCCGGGGGACCAGGGCTTCCAGCTGATCGTCGACGACCTGTGCGAGCGCAGCGCGGAGTTCGCCGAGCTGTGGGCGCTCGGTGACGTCCGGGCGGCCGGGGAGCTGGGCAAGACGGTGCACCATCCGACGGCCGGGCCGCTGCACTTCGAGTCCACCCAGCTGCGGGTGCCGGCCCGGCCCGATCTGACCATCGTGATGGCCAATCCGCTGCCGGGCACCGACACGGCCGAGCGGCTGGAGCGACTGGCCAGCCCCGAGGGCCGGCGGGCGACGCTGCGCCCGGCGGGTTGA